ACGAACGCCATCAAGGAGGCCCCAGAATGCCGATCCGACTGGGCGACGAAGCGCCGAATTTCACCGCCGAGACCACCGAGGGCAGTGTTGACCTGCACGAGTACCTCGGGGACGGCTGGGGCATGTTGTTCTCGCACCCGAAAGACTTCACCCCCGTGTGCACCACCGAGCTCGGCGCGCTGGCCAAGCGCAAAGGCGAGTTCGACCAACGTGGCGTGAAACTGATCGGCGTGAGCGTCGACCCCCTCGACTCACACCAGAGCTGGGCGAAGGACATCGAGGAGACGCAGGGCGCCGCGCTCAACTACCCGCTCATCGCCGACCCCGATCGCAAGGTCGCCGATCTCTACGACATGATCCACCCCAACGCGAACGACACG
The genomic region above belongs to Acidimicrobiia bacterium and contains:
- a CDS encoding peroxiredoxin — its product is MPIRLGDEAPNFTAETTEGSVDLHEYLGDGWGMLFSHPKDFTPVCTTELGALAKRKGEFDQRGVKLIGVSVDPLDSHQSWAKDIEETQGAALNYPLIADPDRKVADLYDMIHPNANDTLTVRSVFIIGPDKKVKLMITYPASTGRNVDELLRVIDSLQLTAKYQVATPVNWTEGDDCIIVPAVTDEEAKDKFPKGWKALKPYLRITPQPNK